The Gemmatimonas aurantiaca genomic sequence GCCGAGAGCTGGCGGGCCACCGACCGTTTGGCCAGGCCGCGTCGCGTGAGATGCCCCATGTACCCACGGATGGTGGCGCGCGTGAGCTCGTTCCAGTCCCATCCGGCAATGCCGTGGGTGATCGCCAGCCACGTCGAGAACTCCCGCAAATCGCGCCGGTAGGCCTGCAACGTATTCACGGAGAGATCGCGTTCCTTTTCGAGATGCGTCAGGAACTCGCGGATCTCGACGGGTAGCGGAGCTTCGTCGGTCGCGCGATCCGGCGCTTCGTCCGGATTCCCGTGCAGGTCTTCACCCTCGTCAGGCGTGCGCGAGGAGTTCGTGTTCGTCACGCCAGGCCTCCATTGCCTGCAGGGCACGCTCGGCAAACAGTTCGCGCTTGCGGACCTTGTCCTTCAGCACCTTGGCCGGCACGCCCTCGAGCTCATCGAGCAGACCAAAGTTGGCGTTCATCGGCTGGAAGTGCTTCGGATCGGCTTCCCGCAGATAACGATACAGCGCGCCGAGCATGGATGCGACGGGGGGCACGACGGGCTCCTCACCACGCAGCATACGCGAGAGATTGATGCCGGCGATCAGTCCCGTCGCGCTGCTCTCGGTGTAGCCCTCCACACCGGTGATCTGCCCGGCGAAGAGCGTGGTCGGGGCATCCCGCAACGACAGGTGCGACGACAGGGCCGCCGGAGCGTTCACGTACGAATTGCGATGGATGCTGCCGTAGCGCAGAAACTCCGCCTCGGCGAGGCCCGGAATCATCCGGAAGACACGCGCCTGCTCAGGGATGCGCAGCCGCGTCTGGAATCCGACCAGATTCCACATGCGACCGCCGCGGTCCTCCATGCGGAGCTGCGCCACCGCCCAGGGCTTGCGATCGGTGCGCGGGTCGCGCAGCCCGATGGGCTTCATCGGACCGAAGCGCAACGTCTCCGGACCACGACGCGCCATCTCCTCCACGGGCATGCAGCCTTCGAAATACGGCACCGCGTCGAATTCGTGCGCCGTGAACTGATCGGCCGTCGTGAGCGCGGCGACGAACGCGTCGTATTCGTCCTTCGTGAATGGGCAGTTCAGGAACGCCCCTTCCTCACCCGCGCCTTCCATCGTCTCCTTGCCCCAGCGGGAAGCGCGGAATGCGATGCCCTGATCGATGGATTCCACCGACACCACCGGTGCGATCGCGTCGTAGAACGCGAGCGACTCCACTCCGAGTCGCGCGCGAATGCGTTCGGCCAGTGCGTCACTGGTGAGCGGACCGGTGGCGATCACACCCACGTCCGGCAATTCGGTGACTTCTTCGCGCGTGACCGTGATGCGCGGATGGGCGTGCAATCGCTCGTGCACGCCCTGCGAAAAGACGTCGCGGTCGACCGTCAGCGCACTGCCCCCCGGTACGCGGGCTTCGTCGGCACAGGTGAGAATGAGCGAACCCAGCGCGCGCATCTCGGCCTTGAGCAGGCCATGGGCGTTGGAGGTCTCCGTGCTCTTGAACGTGTTCGAGCACACCAGCTCACCGAGACGCTCCGTCCGATGCGCCGCCGTGCCCCGTACGGGGCGCATCTCGTGGACCACGACGTCGTGCCCACGCTCCGCCAGCTGCCACGCCGCCTCACTGCCGGCGAGACCACCACCGACGATGTGCACCGGTGACGTCGCACCGCGATTCGTGTCGGACCTCGTCTCGGATTTCGTGTCGCGCTGCAAAAGCGGTGTCGTCATCGGGGTGCTCACGCCACCTCAGCGACGTCCTCGGCCTCCGCGGGTGTGGCCACATCCCACTCGTTGCCACACTTGAGGCACTTCCGGTAGTTGCCGCGCGTCTTGTTGCTCTTGGCTTCGGCGCCCACGTACCCGCACTCGGGACAGGTTTCGGGCACGGGCTTGTCCCACACGACGAAGTCGCAGTTGGGATAGTTCTCGCAACCGTAGAACGCCTTGCCGCGCTTCTTGCTGCGCCGTTCGGCGATCTCACCGCCGTCCTTGGGACACTTCACGCCGGTGGGCATGGAACGCGTGCCGCGACACTTCGGGAATCGGCTGCACCCCAGGAAGTCGCCCGACCGTCCATGCCGGATGACCATGGGGGCACCACATTCCTGACAGAGATAGCTCGTGAGCTCCGCCGGCTTCTTCTCGCCCTTGATGGGGCGCGTGTACTTGCAGGCCTTGGGATGATTCTCACAGGCGATGAACGGTCCGAAGAAACCGCCTTTGGCCACCAGCTTGCCGCCGCACTCCGGGCAACGCTCGCTGGCCAGTCCGGAAAGATCGTACGCCTCCCCGATGAGCACATCGAGATCGTTGTCATTGAGCGTGCGCTGGAACGGCGTCCAGAAATCGCCCAGCGCATGCACCCAGTCGATCTCGCCGTCGGCGATCTTGTCGAGTTCCTCCTCCATCTGCGCGGTGAAGCCGACGTTGAACACATCGGGGAATTTCTTCACCATCACCTTCTCCACCGTTTCGCCCAGCGACGTGGGGAAGAACCGGCGCTGTTCGAGCGAGACGTAACGACGCTCGGCCAGCACGGAGATGATGGACGCATAGGTGGACGGCCGACCGATGCCTAGCCGCTCGAGTTCCTTCACGAGCGACGCTTCGGAGAAACGCGGTGGCGGCTCGGTGAAGTGCTGTGTGGGCGTGATGGCCTTCACGGGCACCTTCTCGTCCACGTCGAGCACCGGCAACGCCTGCTCGTCTTCGAGCGCCTTGGCGTCTCCCTCTTCGCGGGCTTCACGATAGAGCGCGAGGAAGCCCTGGAACTTCACGACGGAGCCCGTGGCGCGGAACAGATAGCGACGATCTCCCTCGGGTGTCTTCACCGGGATGTCGAAATCGACCGTGGTGGTGTCGAACACCGCGGGCGCCATCTGCGACGCCATGAAGCGCTGCCAGATGAGCTGATAGAGCTTGAACTGATCGGCCGTGAGATGCTTCTGCACATGCTCAGGACGACGCGATGGGTCGGTGGGACGCACGCCTTCGTGTGCATCCTGCGCATTGGCCTTGCCGCTCGGATAGAGCTGCGGGGCCGCCGCGAGGAAGTCGTCACCGAACTGCGCACGCAGAGTCTCGCGGGCGGCGTTGGCCGCATCTTCCGACACACGCGTGGAATCGGTACGCATGTACGTGATGAGGCCCGACGCGCCATCGATGCCGATGTCGATGCCTTCGTACAGATCCTGCGCGAGGCGCATCGTGCGCTTGGAACCGAAACCCAGCTTCTTCGCCGCTTCCTGCTGCAGTGTGGACGTGGTGAATGGCGCCGCCGGGTTCTTGCGACGTTCGCGCCGCTTCACTTCGGTGACCACGAACTCCTTGCGTCCCTTCAGATCGGCAAGAATGCGCTCGGCTTCCTCACCCTTGTGGATTTCGGGCTTCTTGCCGTCCACCTGATGGAGCTTGGCCGTGAACGCCTGCTGCCCCTTCTGCAGATCGGCGGCGATGCTCCAGTACTCGACGGGTGTGAACGCGCGGATCTCGCGCTCCCGTTCCACGATGAGTCGCAGCGCCACGGTCTGCACACGGCCGGCGGACAGTCCTTTTTTCACGGTCTTCCACAGAACCGGGCTGGCCTTGTATCCCACCAACCGGTCGAGCACCCGCCGGGCCTGCTGCGCTTCCACCTTGCGGTTGTCGATATCCGTGGGCTTCGCCATGGACTTGTGCACCGCGTCCTTGGTGATCTCATGGAACATCACGCGGCGGATGGGCGCCGAGACGGCGTGACGCCGGGGCTGCGTGAAATACTGCTCCACATGCCAGCCGATGGCTTCGCCTTCGCGATCAGGGTCGGTAGCGATGAAGATCTCGCGCGCACCCTTGGCGATCTTCTTCAGATCGGTGAGGATGTCTTCCTTGCCCTCGATGGTGACGTACTCGGGGGCAAAGCCGTGATCGATATCGATACCGAGCTTCTTGGCCGGCAGGTCGCGCACGTGGCCGACGGTGGCTTTCACCGTGTAGCCGCGGCCGAGGTACTTGCCGATGGTCTTGGCCTTGGCGGGCGACTCGACGATGACGAGCGACGTCCCGCCAGCCGGCGCCGGCTCGTCGTCCGGCAGATCGACCGGCTCGGCGCGCAGCGCGGCCTTGCGGGCGGTCGCCTTACCGGCGGTCGCCTTGCCGGACGTGGCCTTCCCAGCCGCGGTCTTGCGGGCTGCGGTTTTCGAAGCCGGTGTCTTCCGGGCCGGCGCTTTCCGTGCGGTTTTTGCGGACGACGTGGCAGGCGCCTTGGCGCCAGCAGCCTTTGTGGCCGCCGTCGTCGTCGCTTTTTTCGCCGTCTTCTTTGTCGCCGCCTTTTTGGCAGCCTTCTTGATTGGCATCAGCTCAGTGAATCAGGGGGCGCTCCCGGCCCATGGCGCCATCGTCGACTCCGATGTCTTCCGCGATGGCGCGGACATCCGTCAGAGTGATCCGGCCATCGACATGGATCAGCGCACGCTCCACGAGTTGCTCGAAGTCGATAAGGTTCACGGCGCCGGCCCGGTGGAGTGAAATCAGATATCCCCAGGCGTCGGCGGCGAACCGACCACGCTCGTGAGGACCCTGCACCCGCAGAGATGGTTCCCGAGCATCGTTCGCGCCGCCCCACATCGGAGACGGCACAGTATCGCTGAACAGCAGGGAAAGAATCTCACCAATTTGACGCCGATCGTATCCTTGTGACGAAAGGTACGCCTCCACCTCTATCACATCGGTGTCGGCGGAGAATCTCTCCCGCAATTCGGCCACAACCGGCATCCAGCGATCGTCCATTTCCTAACCTATCTCCGGCGTCCTGCCGTGGGCAAGCGCCACGATGGAATCCGTAATGCGTTGCGGTTCAACAACTTCCACATTCAGAACCATATCGGCTTTCCCGTAGAGCCCGGCACGAGCCTCCCAAAGTGCCTGCATTTTTATGGATGGGTCCGCCTGCGCCAGCAACGGGCGCACCACACGCGACCGCGAGAGACGACGCAGGGCTTCGGCTGGCGATACCAGGAGATGGATGAGGTAGCCGGGTGGTCTGAGCAGTTCGATCACCCCGGCATTGGTCACCCAGCCGCCGCCAGGCGAGAGCACCATGGGCGGAGCCGCGGCGAGTTCACGGGTCAATGCCACCTCCATCTCCCGGAACGCCACTTCCCCCCGCTCGGCGAAGATGCGGGCCACCGGCATCCCCGCCCGACGCTCGATCTCGACATCAAAATCGAGGAACGGACGACGCAGCGCTTTGGCCACGGCCCGCCCAACGGTGGTTTTACCCGCCCCCGGCAGGCCCACCAGAACGATATGTCCGTCGATCTGCCGGCCCGTCAGCCGGCCCGTGCGATCCTTGCGATTCGGGCGATCCGCGTGGTCAGGCACCGGCAGGCTCAGGACGCGGGCCCGTCGGCGTGGCGGTCGGCATGACCATCGACCCGGCTGTCGACCCGCGCGTCGAGCTGCCGGAGATAACCGTCGAGGTTGCGCCGGACTTCGTCCAGTGAATCACCGCCGAACTTCTCGAGCACCGCGTCTGCCAGCACCCAGGCGGCCATCGCCTCGGCGATCACGCCCATGGCCGGTACGGCAGTGACGTCACTGCGTTCCGCCACCGCCTGCGCCGCCTGCCCCGTGGCCATGTCGACCGTGCCCAGGGGCCGCATCAGCGTGGAAATGGGCTTCATGGCCACCCGGACGACCAGCGGCTCACCGGTGGTCATGCCGCCTTCGGTGCCGCCGGCGCGGTTGGTGCGACGCCGGACATGACCTGCCCGCGTACGACCGGGCGCGGCTTCGATTTCATCGTGCACCTCGGCGCCGGTCCGGCGGGCCGTTTCGAAGCCCAGGCCGATCTCCACGCCCTTCACCGCGGGAATGGAGAGCATGGCCTGCCCCAACCGTCCGTCGATCCGGCGATCCCAGGACACATGCGAGCCCAGGCCCACCGGCAGCCCCGTCACCACGACTTCGCAGATGCCGCCCAGGGTGTTGCCCTCCCGCTTCGTCGTGTCGATGAGGGCGATCATGCGCGCTTCGGCGTCCCTGTCGAGCGTACGCAATGGCGACGCATCGGACGCGGCATTGAGATCCTGCGGCAGGTCGTCCGGTCTCGCCGCGTCGATTCCGCCGAGGTGCACGAGATGCGAACCGATGTGGATGCCCAGTTCGCGCAGCAGGACCCGGCAGATGGCGGCTGCGGCAACGCGGGCGGTGGTCTCACGCGCCGACGCGCGCTCGAGAATGTCCCGCGCATCGTCGCGGTCGTACTTGAGGATGCCCGTGAGATCGGCGTGCCCCGGACGCACACGGGTCACATGCCGCTTGCGCAGGCCACCGGTGTCGCCCTCACGCGGCGCGGGATCCATGATCTCCTGCCAATTCTTCCAGTCGCTGTTGCGGATCATCATCGCGATCGGCGAACCGAGCGTCTCACCGGCGCGCACACCCGACAGGAATTCGATGCGATCGGTTTCGATCTGCATGCGGCGTCCGCGTCCATAGCCCTGCTGACGCCGCGCCAGTTCGGTATCGACATCGACGGCCAGCAGGGGAACGCCGGCCGGCATTCCCTCGAGCACGGAAATCAGCGCGGGTCCATGGGACTCGCCAGCGGTGGTGAAGCGGAGGTTCGACATATCCCGGAACGTAGACGGGAGGAGGGCCCGGCGTGTAGGGCGCGGACGCGGGAGCATGCTCCCGAATCCACCCACTCGCCGTGCGCCTCCTCCCGGAGTGCAGCGGAAGTCGATGGGAGCACCACGGTGCTCCCATCGTGTTCCAGACAGCTCGGTCTACTGGCAGCTCGTGGTGAACGAGTCCGGCAGGGCGACCATGGTCACACCACGGATGGTGGCACCCACCAGCACGAGCTGGCCGTTCGGGCGCACCGCGGCACGCACCGGACCGATGATCGGGTCGCGGATGGCCACCGAGGCGATCTTGCGATAGCAGTAGGTGTCGAACACATCGATCACGGGATCACTCGAGGCCACGAAAGCCAGGCGGGTGCGCAGCGTGGGTGAACGCGGCCCCGTGTTCAACGGATGGAAGTCGAGACCACCCGGGCTCGGTCGCGACTGCAGGATACCCTGCAGTCGGAGCGTGCTGTCGAACAGATAGGTGGAGTCGCCCTTCACCGCATTGAGTTCACCATCGAAGTTCACGCCCACCCCCTGAACCCGCGAGAAAGTGTTCGCGATGAAATCCGACACATCGAGCGGGCGCGAGATGCCGCGGTCGATCACGGGAAGCGGGGGCGTGAGATCGAAGCCCATCGTGGCGTCGTAGGTCATGGCCCGGCTGCCCAGCACCGGACCGCCTTCACCGAACACGGCCCGACGGAAGTTGCCCGAACCGCGCACGTAGGTGGTGTCACGGAACGCGAGCCGATCGATGCGGACCACGATGGAGTAGTCGTACGTGGAGCCGCCGGTGGTGACCTGCTGCTTGTACGGCACCAGCACCGAGTCCGATCCGACACCGCCCGCCGCGAAGCGCACGATTTCCAGGGTATCCGAGCGTCCCTGCGACTGTCCGATGGCCTGCTCGAAGAAGAAGTGCGTGGAGTGCTTCGAGAGGTTCTCCCAGCGGATCGACCCCATGCTCGGGAACGGTTCCGTCTGGCCCGGCGTGGGCGTGGTGGAGTACACCGCGATCACATCCTCGCAGGGCGACGCGGCCGTGAGTCCGCCCTTGCACGTGCTCGCCAGATACTGCGGGCGATCACTGAAGTCGTGCACGGTGCGCTGCGTGATGACCTGATCGGTGTTCTGCGACTTGGTGGACGTGATCGTGTAGACGATGATGTTGGGCAGGGGGTAGCGATACACCTCGCGCCCACTGGCTCCCGCCTTGAGATCGACGTAGCTGATGTTCGTACCGCCGGAATTGGCGACCATGAGCGTGTCGGCCATTTCGCCGGAGCGATTACGCGGCCAGGCAGCCAGTCCCCAGGGGCGTGAGCCCACGGCGATCGGCGTCCCGAACGTGGAATCCGCGAGACTGAACACCTCGAGCCAGTTGCGCTCGATGTTGCTCATGTAGAGGCGATCGTTGCGCTCGAAGTAGAGCGCATCGGCCAACTCGCCACCCTGCGGAAGGGCCCGGGTGTGACCGGCCACCACCATCACGGTGTCCTGCCGGAGCGCACCATTGCCGAAGCGGGCCACATCGCGGCGTCCGTTGGCGTTGCGCGCAAAGCCGTACACGGCCACCTGGGTGGGGAACACGCTGACCGGCACCCGCACGGTGAACGTGCGCACCAGGGTCGAGAACGTGCCGTCGGAGCTCACCGAATCGGCCGCGAGCAGCTGTCCCGTGGTGGAGCGCACTTCGTAGCCCAGCGTGGAGATACCCACCGGATCGGTGGCTTCCACGAAGACCGTGTCGCGCACTTCGATGCGCTTCGCCACGCCATTGCGCACGACCGGCACGGTGTTGGCGTTGGCAGGGCTCTGCACGGCATACGAGACCGGGTTGCCCGGCACACGCTGGTTCAGCGAGTCGATGATGAACGGCGTGACCTGGATGGTCGCACCCCGCACCGAATCGGGGATGACGAGTGTGTCGAGGATCGCCACCGAGTCCTTGAGCGGCGACGAGAACTGCACCGAGTCCCTGGTGTTGTATGCACCGGAGATCTGATAGCCCAGCGTCCGCACGCGATAGCGGGCCTTGCCGGACAGGGAGAGCACCAGCGCCTTGCCGCTCACCACCGGCGAATTGGCCACCGGACTGGTGATCACCGACACCGGCGGCTCGAGGTTGCCGATCGTGAGCGCTACCCGTGCGGTATCGGACATGTTGCCGGCGCCGTCCGTGGCCACGGCGCGTGCCGTGACGGTGGCGCCGATGGGTGCGTTGGACGGCACGCGGATGTTGACGTACAGCGTCAGCGAGGTCACCGCGCTCGTCATCACGGTGTCGTACGCCGCCGTGATGCCGCCTTCGAGCAGCAGGCGCACGCGCTTGAGCCCGATGTTGTCGTTGGCGTTGATGGTGACGGCCAGGAGCGAGTCCGCCGTGGGATTGCCCTTCGCCATCGCCACGGTGGGCTTGATGGTGTCGGCAAACGGCGGGTCGATGACCTCGTCGCCATCACAGGCCCCGAGGGCGGCCAGCGCCGCGAGGGCGACCAGCGATGCGAGACGACGTGGCATGGTGGGGCGCATCGAGGTGCGCCCGGAGGTATGTGCGAT encodes the following:
- the trmFO gene encoding methylenetetrahydrofolate--tRNA-(uracil(54)-C(5))-methyltransferase (FADH(2)-oxidizing) TrmFO, producing MTTPLLQRDTKSETRSDTNRGATSPVHIVGGGLAGSEAAWQLAERGHDVVVHEMRPVRGTAAHRTERLGELVCSNTFKSTETSNAHGLLKAEMRALGSLILTCADEARVPGGSALTVDRDVFSQGVHERLHAHPRITVTREEVTELPDVGVIATGPLTSDALAERIRARLGVESLAFYDAIAPVVSVESIDQGIAFRASRWGKETMEGAGEEGAFLNCPFTKDEYDAFVAALTTADQFTAHEFDAVPYFEGCMPVEEMARRGPETLRFGPMKPIGLRDPRTDRKPWAVAQLRMEDRGGRMWNLVGFQTRLRIPEQARVFRMIPGLAEAEFLRYGSIHRNSYVNAPAALSSHLSLRDAPTTLFAGQITGVEGYTESSATGLIAGINLSRMLRGEEPVVPPVASMLGALYRYLREADPKHFQPMNANFGLLDELEGVPAKVLKDKVRKRELFAERALQAMEAWRDEHELLAHA
- the topA gene encoding type I DNA topoisomerase — protein: MPIKKAAKKAATKKTAKKATTTAATKAAGAKAPATSSAKTARKAPARKTPASKTAARKTAAGKATSGKATAGKATARKAALRAEPVDLPDDEPAPAGGTSLVIVESPAKAKTIGKYLGRGYTVKATVGHVRDLPAKKLGIDIDHGFAPEYVTIEGKEDILTDLKKIAKGAREIFIATDPDREGEAIGWHVEQYFTQPRRHAVSAPIRRVMFHEITKDAVHKSMAKPTDIDNRKVEAQQARRVLDRLVGYKASPVLWKTVKKGLSAGRVQTVALRLIVEREREIRAFTPVEYWSIAADLQKGQQAFTAKLHQVDGKKPEIHKGEEAERILADLKGRKEFVVTEVKRRERRKNPAAPFTTSTLQQEAAKKLGFGSKRTMRLAQDLYEGIDIGIDGASGLITYMRTDSTRVSEDAANAARETLRAQFGDDFLAAAPQLYPSGKANAQDAHEGVRPTDPSRRPEHVQKHLTADQFKLYQLIWQRFMASQMAPAVFDTTTVDFDIPVKTPEGDRRYLFRATGSVVKFQGFLALYREAREEGDAKALEDEQALPVLDVDEKVPVKAITPTQHFTEPPPRFSEASLVKELERLGIGRPSTYASIISVLAERRYVSLEQRRFFPTSLGETVEKVMVKKFPDVFNVGFTAQMEEELDKIADGEIDWVHALGDFWTPFQRTLNDNDLDVLIGEAYDLSGLASERCPECGGKLVAKGGFFGPFIACENHPKACKYTRPIKGEKKPAELTSYLCQECGAPMVIRHGRSGDFLGCSRFPKCRGTRSMPTGVKCPKDGGEIAERRSKKRGKAFYGCENYPNCDFVVWDKPVPETCPECGYVGAEAKSNKTRGNYRKCLKCGNEWDVATPAEAEDVAEVA
- a CDS encoding DUF494 family protein; amino-acid sequence: MDDRWMPVVAELRERFSADTDVIEVEAYLSSQGYDRRQIGEILSLLFSDTVPSPMWGGANDAREPSLRVQGPHERGRFAADAWGYLISLHRAGAVNLIDFEQLVERALIHVDGRITLTDVRAIAEDIGVDDGAMGRERPLIH
- a CDS encoding shikimate kinase, which produces MPDHADRPNRKDRTGRLTGRQIDGHIVLVGLPGAGKTTVGRAVAKALRRPFLDFDVEIERRAGMPVARIFAERGEVAFREMEVALTRELAAAPPMVLSPGGGWVTNAGVIELLRPPGYLIHLLVSPAEALRRLSRSRVVRPLLAQADPSIKMQALWEARAGLYGKADMVLNVEVVEPQRITDSIVALAHGRTPEIG
- the aroC gene encoding chorismate synthase, with the protein product MSNLRFTTAGESHGPALISVLEGMPAGVPLLAVDVDTELARRQQGYGRGRRMQIETDRIEFLSGVRAGETLGSPIAMMIRNSDWKNWQEIMDPAPREGDTGGLRKRHVTRVRPGHADLTGILKYDRDDARDILERASARETTARVAAAAICRVLLRELGIHIGSHLVHLGGIDAARPDDLPQDLNAASDASPLRTLDRDAEARMIALIDTTKREGNTLGGICEVVVTGLPVGLGSHVSWDRRIDGRLGQAMLSIPAVKGVEIGLGFETARRTGAEVHDEIEAAPGRTRAGHVRRRTNRAGGTEGGMTTGEPLVVRVAMKPISTLMRPLGTVDMATGQAAQAVAERSDVTAVPAMGVIAEAMAAWVLADAVLEKFGGDSLDEVRRNLDGYLRQLDARVDSRVDGHADRHADGPAS